From the Onychostoma macrolepis isolate SWU-2019 chromosome 13, ASM1243209v1, whole genome shotgun sequence genome, the window AAAAATATTATCTtgtgatatttaaatgcatgacTCACATGTGTGGTTCTTGTCATTGCTTTCTGCCATTGAAGATGCATTAATAAATCACATTTGATATCATTAAATAGAACTGAAAAGATTTCCTCGCtactttctgtcttttttttttgcagctatTTCATGTCTCAGTGGCTGAAAGTGTGTTTATGAATGAGTGCTTGAATAAACACCGAAAAACAGGCCTTACTGTATGCTAACACTTTTTACAAGCCTGTGTCAATAATGTCTCACAATAAAGATCTTATTTTTAATCGTTGTCACAGCCGGTGCCTTTACATTTGTGTATTAAACTACATGAACTACAATAAAGGATTTGTAAAAGTTTTGCGCAGTACATATTTTTGTGTTGCCTGTCTCTTTAAGAGGTTAGACAGGATAGTGCTCCTTGAACTGAACGCGTCTCTGTCCCACACCGAACGCAGTTTAACAGCCAACTGACACACAGCCGTTGAACCGCAAGCCGTGAGTATTATTCGTTTTGCTGAGTTTTTAACTTTCGCGCATTAATGCAGATAATAATGTATGTTATATTCGTATTTTTAACGCTTGTATCTGGCATTGCAACAACAAGCTCACTCTCTAGTCTAGCTAGTCAAACAAGCTAGCCAGCAGGTGTTAGCTCAATGTACTTTAGCCTCCTGTGCAAGCGGTGCACAATAAAAAGCAATCTCTATGCTGACTCACCATTGCCTACAGCATTGCTTTAGTATCGTTACGTTTAATTAGCATATCAATTTTGCTTGGTCAGTAAGCAATTAAGTTATTActtattgattatttttaattctttacaCTTCCACGCCAAATGTAAACAGGTTAGGCTAGACGATTGTATTACTCTGTAACGCTAAGTTTGGTAACGCTTTTGACCTTTCTGTAACGTTACATCACATCAATGACAGAAATCGGCAAAAGTGTCCAGGATAAACACAGTTTATTGGCAGTCATGTCAGCCTAAGCATCATTTTAACGTGTGCCTAacgttatataaaaatatattttgcagttcagttgtttttccatttcgtgacgtaaattacagttttgttCTTATCAGGAAACCCACAAATATGCATTCTGGGAGGaggataaatatttttttaagcagtgCAGAACTTTAATTAGGTAAATTATACCTGCAGAGATGTACAGTATGCCCTTGTGAAAAACAAATGCACTAATTATATGTGGACACGTAGTGTTTTGCCATTTAAGTGCACTAGAagagtacacttttaaaaagaaatacactTATTTTTGTGTTATTAACATACTACCGCACATGTAAAGTGATTGATTTATTATAAACCGTTGTTTTTCTCTATTGCAAATTGAAACTTCATTACAATTATATAAGTACGTGACATACAAATTTTTATAGAAaagatattaaaacatatttctgTTTACCATAattgcttgtcagtacattcgaCAGtgtactttaaccatatttcaaaggcAATAGAATCATGAAAtgcatataaagatgtacttaagttctttatttaattgcattaaatataaattttattttaattgcaactaacatgcaaataaatgtccaaaaacattacatttattttgcaattaaaGAGGTTCTTTTGAAGGATTTAATTTCCGTAAtaagtactttttaaaattgtactaCTTTTTCACAAGTGTGTGCGCCCAGAGAGTCcttatttttgtgtttcattttaaCCTACATTGAGAGGTAAAGAGCTGTTTTCCTTTCCTCTCCAGAGCTTTCCACTGAACTGCACTTTTACCCGATTGGGAAAGGTTGGCTAAACTCACCTTGGATGTTAGCAATGGCTCTCATGCGACTGCGACCCATGCGTTTGACCCTTTTGTCACCAAGAGGAAGATTTTCTCTTTGTGTGAATAGTGGTGTCAAGTACAGAGTCTCTGTGTCCCAGTCCCCCCAGCTTCTAGCGTTTGATAAGACAGTCGTAGCTCATAACTTCCCTCCAAAGTATCTCCCGCTGACCATCACTGCATGCCGACCGGCATTCACGACATTAGTGCTGCCCACTTCTGTCAACTCTATATGCTTGCGTGCTTTTTCGACAAACCGGCACTTCTCAAGGAAAAGCCAGAACAGCCAGTCTCCCTTTAGAAAGACAAAAGGTACTGCTCCTGCCCCAGCATGTCTTAGTATAGAGTTGTTATAGCAATAGCATGCTTGCCTTTAGTACAGATgtcaggtttaaaaaaaaaaaaaacagactctTTGGGTGAAGTGGTATTCTTTGCTTGGGTTGATCGTGAAAAGGAAATTACATCTTGGCTTCCACAAATTACTCTGTTATTGAAACAATGTTTCATGTAACCTACCATACATATTATCCCCGCAGTGTCATCGTCTGTCCTGGAGGGTGAGACGCTTGCTATGGGCATGTGGTCGCTCGGCCTTGGCGCTGTGGGGGCCGCCATCGCTGGCTTAATATTTGCAAACACTGACTTCTTGCTGACTAAACCGGCAGCTGCTTCTGTAGAGTATCTAGGAAATGCTGACCTCAAAACCATCAGCAGTGGTAAGAAATGAATTGAAATCTACATGAAGTGAtaaggatttttaaataaattttggaTAATAATGAAGGAGGAAACACAGTATTTATTGAATGTTTTTTCTTCTATGTCTATTCAGATGAGAGGGctttaaaagcaaaaacactCTGGGAGAAATCTGGTGCAGTGATCATGGCTGTCCGGCGACCTGGATGATTTTTGTGCAGAGAGGTAAAGCGATCATGTTCCTCATAACAAAGTTCAGTTGCTCTTATTTTTTTGCCCAAACAAAATCTGAGcactttttgtgttttctgcaCTGATTTGGGGGAAAATCTGTTAATGGAAAggttcaccccaaaaaatgtaaatttactcaccctcaggccaagatataaatgagtttgtttcttcatcatatcagattttagcattacatcacttgctcaccagtggatcctctgcagtgaatgggttcCGTCAgtatgagagttcaaacagctgataaaaacatcataataagcttctcacttcacaagacattgattgatggactggacttgtggattattgtgacgttttctcagctgtttggacattctgacggcacccattcactgcagaggatccattttcatcaaattttcattttgagtgaaGTATTCCTTAAAAAGAAGCTGAGAATACTACACTACCATTAGATGCTAAAAGCATGAACCCGTAAGTCTAAATAATGAATACATTAACATGTGGGGCTGCTGATGACATGATTGTGTATCTGCAGGAGGCCTCTGAGCTGTCCTCTCTGAAGCCCCAGCTGGATGAGCTCGGGGTCCCTCTGTATGCTGTTGTGAAGGAGAATGTAGGTACAGAGATTCAGGACTTCAGGCCTCACTTTGCAGGGCAGATCTTCCTGGATGAAAAGGTTAGTAAacattaaaggcatagttcacccaaaaatggaaattctgtcatttactgtaatttcaaacccataaaacttttcatcttcaaaacacaaatgaagatgttttaatgaaacctgagagttTTCTATGCCTCCTTTCATTGTAAGTCCATGAAGCCAAAACTTTGAcgcttcaaaaagttcataaaggGATCATAAAAGAAATCCATATGAATAGAGCTGTTTAAGCCAAGTGCATAGAGCAAATCAAATATGTTAAACAGAAGCCTCATGCCTGCATGATTCATTATCAAATGTACTGCAGAATAGAGCATAAAGCTAccaataattaattattcattctgCTTGGTGTCTTAACTGTGCACAGCAAGCTTTTTATGGGCCACAACAGAGGAAGATGGGTCTGCTTGGTTTCATTCGCTTGGGAGTCTGGCAAAACTTTATAAGGGCCTGGAGGTCAGGTCACCAAGGCAACATGAATGGAGAAGGTTTCATCCTGGGAGGGGTGTTTGTCATCGGATCTGGTGAACAGGTAATCTATTACAAAGTGCTTTTGCAGTGCATTTCGGAGCTGCTTCAACCACTTGCTTGTCCACACACatcctgttttttgttgttttcaggGGGTTCTTCTAGAGCACAGAGAAAAGGAGTTTGGAGATAAAGTCAACACAGAGTCGGTTTTGGAAGCCGCTAAGAAAATTGTGGTAGAAAAATAGATGTTGTCTAAGTTTGTCAGGTGCAGCAAAGCTGCCAAGTTTGATTAAAATAGATTAAGGAAAGTTCCCCCTTGATATAGTCACATCCCACCTCATCACACTCTGCTACTAATGCTGTGAATAGAGGGAAAAGCTCAGGTTGTTGAATTGTTAGCAGTGACTGGTACATTTAAGAGCTAAGTAACAATGCCACAGAGTTGCATGTGGCCTCGTTTTAATTCTGGTGCTTTAGTATGTACAAATGGGAGTAATGTTGTGTAATTAAGTAATATTGTTTCTGCACTTTAGAAATTGCTTGTCATGACTCATTGCATTGTTGTTTTTCAACTTTCTGTGTTCCTTTGGTTGCCTGCTGTCACACTGGTGGTTTTCTGTGGTATGTGTATTAATGAAAGTTTGTCTCCAAACTCCATGTTGAAAGAGCAGATTTGATGCAAACACATGCTTACAAACCTGCTGGTGTCTGGTCAGTGAGCAGCCAAAGGTTCAGCTAGGGGTGGACACAATGAACAATAAACATGTCACCTCCAAAAATTCAATTTGTCTTCATTTGAGATTCTTTTGTGTATTATCCATGTGAATTGCAGTCATTTACATTGTATTTCTCCACAACACAACTTGCTACTGAGCCATTCAGCTCTAATCCCTGATTAGTATATTTGCTTGTGCAACAAATACATTTC encodes:
- the selenou1a gene encoding selenoprotein U 1a isoform X2, giving the protein MGMWSLGLGAVGAAIAGLIFANTDFLLTKPAAASVEYLGNADLKTISSDERALKAKTLWEKSGAVIMAVRRPGUFLCREEASELSSLKPQLDELGVPLYAVVKENVGTEIQDFRPHFAGQIFLDEKQAFYGPQQRKMGLLGFIRLGVWQNFIRAWRSGHQGNMNGEGFILGGVFVIGSGEQGVLLEHREKEFGDKVNTESVLEAAKKIVVEK
- the selenou1a gene encoding selenoprotein U 1a isoform X1 — protein: MLAMALMRLRPMRLTLLSPRGRFSLCVNSGVKYRVSVSQSPQLLAFDKTVVAHNFPPKYLPLTITACRPAFTTLVLPTSVNSICLRAFSTNRHFSRKSQNSQSPFRKTKVSSSVLEGETLAMGMWSLGLGAVGAAIAGLIFANTDFLLTKPAAASVEYLGNADLKTISSDERALKAKTLWEKSGAVIMAVRRPGUFLCREEASELSSLKPQLDELGVPLYAVVKENVGTEIQDFRPHFAGQIFLDEKQAFYGPQQRKMGLLGFIRLGVWQNFIRAWRSGHQGNMNGEGFILGGVFVIGSGEQGVLLEHREKEFGDKVNTESVLEAAKKIVVEK